A genomic window from Prochlorococcus sp. RS04 includes:
- the gcvT gene encoding glycine cleavage system aminomethyltransferase GcvT: MDLLKSPLYSKYVESNAKLVDFAGWEMPISFSGLIKEHESVRYSAGIFDISHMGVISIKGINPKDYIQKLFPTNLYSFSEGQGLYTVMLNDKGGIIDDLIIYDLGIQENDISELLLIVNASRYEEDFLWITNNLNMSEILITNFKKDKVLLALQGKNSFDLFEEWIESSISHIPNFGCEYKIFEHISPKEKIFVSKTGYTGENGLEILLSKKAAINLWDFSISKNVSPCGLGARDTLRLEAGMHLYGQDINEETSPYEAGLGWLVHLENNHEFIGRRVLEEQSRLGIQKKLVGLSIKGKAIGRKGCAVLKGDENIGTITSGSWSPTKQQAIAFAYINTSHALINNEVEILIRGKKFNGVITKRAFYKKNY; this comes from the coding sequence ATGGATTTGCTAAAAAGTCCTCTTTATTCAAAATATGTTGAATCCAATGCAAAATTAGTGGATTTTGCAGGTTGGGAAATGCCCATATCATTTTCAGGATTAATTAAAGAGCATGAATCAGTTAGATATTCAGCAGGAATATTTGATATTTCTCACATGGGTGTGATTTCTATCAAGGGAATCAATCCAAAGGATTATATTCAAAAACTTTTTCCTACTAATTTATACTCCTTTTCTGAAGGTCAGGGGCTTTATACAGTAATGCTCAATGATAAAGGAGGAATAATAGATGACTTAATAATTTATGACCTCGGTATACAAGAAAATGACATATCAGAATTATTGTTAATAGTTAATGCAAGCAGATATGAAGAAGATTTTCTGTGGATAACAAATAATTTAAATATGTCTGAAATTTTGATAACAAACTTTAAAAAAGACAAAGTACTTTTAGCACTACAGGGAAAAAACTCTTTTGATTTATTTGAAGAATGGATTGAATCTTCGATATCACATATCCCTAACTTTGGATGCGAATATAAAATTTTTGAACATATTTCGCCTAAAGAAAAAATCTTTGTTTCCAAGACAGGATATACAGGAGAAAATGGTCTAGAAATACTTTTATCTAAAAAAGCAGCAATTAATTTATGGGATTTCTCAATTTCCAAAAATGTTTCACCTTGTGGTTTAGGAGCTAGAGACACTCTCAGACTTGAAGCAGGCATGCATCTTTATGGCCAAGACATAAATGAAGAAACTTCTCCATATGAAGCAGGGTTAGGATGGCTAGTACATCTAGAAAATAATCACGAATTCATTGGCAGAAGAGTTCTTGAAGAGCAGTCAAGATTAGGCATTCAAAAAAAGTTAGTTGGTCTCTCTATAAAAGGTAAAGCAATAGGAAGAAAAGGGTGCGCAGTGCTTAAAGGTGATGAGAATATTGGAACTATCACTAGCGGCAGTTGGTCTCCAACTAAACAACAAGCTATTGCTTTTGCATACATCAATACTTCGCATGCCTTAATAAATAATGAAGTTGAAATATTAATAAGAGGCAAAAAATTCAACGGGGTTATAACAAAAAGAGCGTTTTATAAAAAGAATTATTAA
- a CDS encoding CTP synthase, which yields MSKFVFVTGGVVSSIGKGIVAASLGRLLKSRGYSVSILKLDPYLNVDPGTMSPFQHGEVFVTEDGAETDLDLGHYERFTDTAMTRLNSVTTGSIYQAVINKERRGNYNGGTVQVIPHITGEIRERIHRVAANSNADIIITEIGGTVGDIESLPFLEAIREFKNDVNRNDVAYIHVTLLPYIKTSGEIKTKPTQHSVKELRSIGIQPDLLVCRSDKSINEALKKKLSGFCGVNINSVIEALDADSIYSVPLSLKKEGLCKETLKYLDLEDKKCDLKNWEQLIHNLRNPGDPIKVALVGKYIELGDAYLSVVEALRHACIEQRALLDLHWVSAEMIEKNSAETYLNEVDAIVVPGGFGNRGVNGKISAIKFARENKIPFLGLCLGMQCAVIEWARNVANLPDASSSELDPNTPNPVIHLLPEQEDVVDLGGTMRLGVYPCRLTKNTTGKNLYDEDVIYERHRHRYEFNNYYKQSFLDSGYKISGTSPDGRLVELIELENHPYFLACQYHPEFLSRPGKPHPLFKGLIKASQDKLTQSN from the coding sequence ATGTCAAAATTTGTATTTGTCACCGGAGGAGTAGTTTCTAGCATTGGTAAAGGGATTGTAGCTGCAAGCTTAGGAAGATTATTAAAATCTAGGGGATATAGTGTTTCAATATTAAAACTAGATCCATATCTAAATGTTGATCCAGGAACAATGAGCCCTTTTCAACATGGAGAAGTATTTGTAACCGAAGATGGGGCTGAAACCGATCTAGATTTAGGTCACTATGAGAGATTTACTGATACTGCAATGACTAGGTTAAATAGTGTGACTACGGGATCTATTTATCAAGCAGTTATTAATAAAGAAAGAAGAGGTAATTATAACGGTGGAACTGTGCAAGTTATACCTCACATAACGGGAGAAATTAGAGAAAGGATTCATAGAGTAGCCGCTAACAGCAATGCAGATATTATTATTACTGAAATTGGTGGAACAGTTGGTGATATTGAATCTCTACCTTTTTTAGAGGCAATAAGAGAATTCAAAAATGATGTCAATAGGAACGATGTTGCATACATACACGTAACATTACTTCCTTACATCAAAACCTCTGGGGAAATAAAAACTAAACCAACACAACATTCAGTGAAAGAATTAAGATCAATTGGAATTCAGCCAGATTTACTTGTATGCCGAAGTGATAAATCTATCAATGAAGCTCTTAAAAAAAAGCTTAGTGGTTTTTGCGGTGTCAATATCAACTCTGTAATTGAAGCTTTAGACGCAGACAGTATATATTCTGTACCTCTTTCTTTAAAAAAAGAAGGTTTATGCAAAGAAACCTTGAAGTATTTAGACCTTGAAGATAAAAAATGTGATTTGAAAAATTGGGAGCAACTAATACACAACCTAAGAAATCCTGGAGATCCAATAAAAGTTGCACTTGTAGGCAAATATATTGAACTTGGAGATGCATATTTATCCGTTGTTGAAGCTTTAAGACATGCATGCATTGAACAAAGGGCTTTATTAGATTTACATTGGGTAAGTGCTGAAATGATAGAAAAAAATTCAGCAGAAACTTACTTAAATGAAGTTGATGCAATTGTCGTACCCGGGGGATTTGGCAATAGAGGAGTAAATGGAAAAATTTCGGCTATAAAATTCGCAAGAGAAAATAAAATTCCCTTTTTAGGTTTGTGCCTTGGCATGCAATGTGCAGTTATAGAATGGGCCAGGAATGTAGCTAATCTTCCAGATGCATCTAGTTCAGAACTAGACCCAAACACTCCAAATCCAGTGATACATTTATTACCAGAACAGGAAGATGTAGTTGATTTAGGTGGGACAATGAGACTTGGAGTTTATCCATGTAGACTGACAAAAAATACAACTGGGAAAAACTTATATGATGAGGATGTTATTTATGAGAGACATCGGCATAGATACGAATTTAATAATTACTACAAACAAAGTTTTTTAGATTCTGGATACAAAATTAGTGGTACATCACCAGATGGCAGATTAGTTGAGTTAATTGAGTTAGAAAATCATCCATACTTCTTAGCCTGTCAATATCATCCTGAGTTTTTATCAAGACCTGGCAAACCTCATCCTTTATTTAAAGGATTAATAAAAGCCTCTCAAGATAAGTTAACTCAATCAAATTAA
- a CDS encoding MFS transporter gives MKESLLKPNKKFTLLSAFITLLNDRLSESILLPILPSFVLLFDSKASTYGLLSCTYQLAQFTASPFIGLMSDRYGRRPVTLFCITGSVIGISILSFTVLFNWSNSIASIPLFLLFLARLIDGLSGGTAATATTILADISSPEKRAKTFGLIGVAFGLSFFLGNIFVVIFAKNTNNNFIIPVLIASIIPIINFLLVFFYLPETKPNSDSNKSKPFIKNPLKNLFTVFKEEKIKKLSLAFFIYFIAFTGLTNILIFFLQESLNWTTKASSGTLVVVGIIAIVVQGGLIGPLVKQFGEMRLTLIGSGFILVACALLITAPKENATINIYSAVSFLAVGAGLITPTLRALISKKLDIDKQGSILSNLQGLQSLGGVLGIAMAGRVYDSFGPKSPFIAGSVILLFMIYLIAEGKSNNSFNNQKSKVLK, from the coding sequence GTGAAAGAAAGTTTATTAAAACCAAATAAAAAATTTACTCTACTTAGTGCCTTTATTACTCTTCTCAATGATCGTTTAAGTGAAAGCATACTACTACCTATATTACCCTCCTTTGTTTTACTTTTTGATTCTAAAGCAAGTACATATGGTTTATTATCATGCACTTACCAATTAGCTCAATTTACAGCTTCTCCTTTTATAGGACTTATGAGCGATAGATATGGAAGAAGACCTGTCACTCTTTTTTGTATTACTGGTTCAGTCATAGGAATATCAATATTATCTTTTACGGTTCTATTTAATTGGTCAAATTCAATAGCCTCTATCCCTTTATTTTTATTATTTTTAGCAAGACTAATTGACGGTTTAAGTGGGGGAACTGCAGCTACTGCAACAACAATTCTTGCAGATATTTCAAGCCCTGAAAAAAGAGCAAAAACATTTGGACTTATTGGTGTAGCTTTTGGTTTAAGTTTTTTCTTAGGTAATATTTTTGTTGTTATTTTTGCCAAAAATACAAATAATAATTTTATTATTCCAGTTTTGATAGCCTCAATCATTCCAATAATAAATTTCCTCCTTGTATTTTTTTACTTACCGGAAACCAAGCCTAATAGTGACTCAAATAAATCAAAACCTTTTATAAAAAATCCTTTAAAAAACCTATTTACAGTTTTCAAAGAAGAAAAGATTAAAAAATTATCATTAGCTTTTTTTATTTACTTTATTGCTTTTACTGGATTGACCAATATACTTATATTCTTCCTTCAAGAATCTTTAAACTGGACGACAAAAGCATCAAGTGGAACTCTTGTTGTAGTAGGAATAATTGCAATTGTCGTTCAGGGAGGACTGATTGGGCCTCTTGTAAAACAATTTGGAGAAATGCGATTAACACTTATCGGATCAGGCTTCATTCTTGTAGCATGTGCTCTTTTAATAACTGCTCCAAAAGAAAATGCGACAATTAATATTTATTCAGCTGTATCATTTTTAGCCGTTGGGGCAGGATTAATTACGCCCACCTTAAGAGCACTAATATCAAAGAAATTAGACATTGATAAACAAGGATCAATTTTAAGTAATCTTCAGGGTCTACAGAGTCTTGGGGGGGTTCTAGGAATTGCAATGGCAGGAAGGGTTTATGATAGTTTT
- a CDS encoding 7-carboxy-7-deazaguanine synthase QueE produces the protein MTNFLPLVEQFHSLQGEGYHAGKSAFFVRLAGCKVGCSWCDTKNSWDEKKHPSISIEKIIDRIKIARKKGASFCVITGGEPLQHNLDNFCKAIKKMTMGEEQKPMKIHIETSGVNSISGSYDWITLSPKRHSPPKNYFLKHCNEIKIIINEIEDIEFAIQIKKETLKQYQLYKSEDGLKKEDKIFYLQPAWNNANGFSLAIDFVKNNPDWKLSLQTHKYLKIN, from the coding sequence ATGACAAATTTTTTACCCTTAGTCGAACAATTTCATTCATTACAAGGTGAAGGTTATCACGCTGGAAAAAGTGCTTTTTTTGTAAGATTAGCCGGATGCAAAGTTGGATGTTCGTGGTGCGATACCAAGAATTCATGGGACGAGAAAAAACACCCTTCTATATCAATTGAAAAAATAATAGATCGCATAAAAATTGCCAGAAAAAAAGGAGCATCTTTTTGCGTCATTACAGGTGGAGAACCTTTACAACATAACTTGGATAATTTTTGCAAAGCTATAAAAAAAATGACAATGGGAGAAGAACAAAAGCCAATGAAGATTCATATTGAGACAAGTGGAGTTAATTCGATATCAGGAAGCTATGACTGGATTACTTTATCTCCTAAAAGACACTCACCTCCAAAAAATTATTTTTTAAAACACTGTAATGAGATCAAAATAATCATAAATGAAATAGAAGATATTGAATTTGCTATTCAAATAAAAAAAGAAACTTTAAAACAATATCAACTCTATAAAAGCGAAGATGGCTTAAAAAAAGAAGATAAAATTTTTTATTTACAGCCAGCATGGAACAATGCGAATGGTTTTTCTCTTGCTATTGATTTCGTAAAAAATAACCCCGATTGGAAATTGAGCCTTCAAACTCACAAATACTTAAAAATTAATTAA
- the aspS gene encoding aspartate--tRNA ligase: protein MRNKICEELNNTDIGKLVNLCGWVDRRRDHGGVIFIDLRDHSGFLQITINPDDGADLFKQAETLRNETVIMVSGIINERPKDSINTNLSTGELELKVKDLQILNQIKNNLPFPVSIHDYENTKEELRLKYRYLDLRRGKLLKNLKTRHKIIKVAREFLDNFGFTEVETPLLTKSTPEGARDFLVPARLSNGEFFALPQSPQLFKQLLMVGGLDKYYQIAKCFRDEDLRADRQPEFTQLDIEMSFISEEEIISFNESLIKKIWKEVLNINFNNAFPRMTWQEAMDNYGTDRPDTRYQMLLKDLGGVLGNIGFNIFTKAIKSGGYIKSITVKGGNSSISNVRIKPGGDIFKVAQDAGAGGLAFIRVKGDELETIGAIKNNLSEEHIADILKITEAKDGDLILLGAGDKQIVNQSLDRVRQYIAKELNLIDKSKWNFLWVTDFPMFERNEDENRYEALHHPFCSPKNIKSKDSENLKKEIESSTANAYDLVLNGLELGGGSLRIHEANLQRQVLKTVGLTDKEIDEKFGFLIEALEMGAPPHGGIAFGLDRITMLIIGADSIRETIAFPKNQQAKCLLTNAPSNVSESQLKELDIEITIDE, encoded by the coding sequence ATGAGAAACAAAATTTGTGAAGAACTCAATAATACAGATATTGGTAAATTAGTTAATTTATGCGGATGGGTAGATAGAAGAAGAGATCATGGTGGTGTAATTTTTATTGATTTAAGAGACCATAGTGGATTCCTACAAATAACAATTAACCCCGATGATGGTGCAGATCTATTTAAACAGGCAGAAACTCTAAGAAATGAAACAGTAATAATGGTCAGCGGAATTATTAATGAAAGGCCCAAAGATTCCATAAATACAAATTTAAGTACTGGAGAGTTAGAGCTTAAGGTTAAAGATTTGCAAATTCTCAACCAAATTAAAAACAACTTACCTTTTCCAGTATCTATACATGATTATGAAAATACAAAAGAGGAACTCAGATTAAAATATAGATACCTTGATTTAAGAAGGGGAAAATTACTAAAAAATTTAAAAACAAGACATAAGATTATTAAAGTTGCTAGAGAATTTCTTGATAATTTTGGATTTACAGAAGTAGAGACCCCATTACTTACAAAGTCAACTCCTGAAGGGGCTCGCGATTTTCTTGTTCCTGCACGTCTTTCAAATGGAGAATTTTTTGCTTTACCTCAATCCCCACAACTCTTTAAACAACTTTTAATGGTTGGGGGCTTAGATAAGTATTATCAAATCGCAAAATGTTTCCGTGATGAAGACTTAAGGGCAGATAGACAGCCAGAGTTTACTCAATTAGATATTGAGATGAGCTTTATTAGTGAAGAAGAAATAATTTCTTTTAATGAAAGTCTCATAAAAAAAATATGGAAAGAAGTGTTAAATATTAATTTTAATAATGCTTTTCCAAGAATGACATGGCAGGAAGCAATGGATAATTACGGTACTGATAGACCAGATACTAGATATCAAATGTTATTGAAAGATTTAGGAGGAGTATTAGGTAATATTGGATTTAATATTTTCACCAAGGCAATTAAGTCTGGAGGGTATATAAAATCCATAACAGTCAAAGGAGGCAATTCAAGTATTAGCAACGTAAGAATTAAACCGGGAGGTGACATCTTCAAAGTAGCTCAAGACGCAGGAGCTGGTGGTTTAGCCTTTATAAGGGTCAAAGGAGATGAGCTTGAGACTATTGGGGCAATTAAAAATAATTTAAGTGAAGAGCATATAGCTGATATTTTAAAAATCACAGAAGCAAAAGATGGAGACTTAATCCTCTTAGGAGCTGGAGATAAACAAATTGTCAATCAGTCATTAGATAGGGTTAGACAATATATCGCAAAAGAATTAAATCTCATAGATAAAAGCAAATGGAATTTCTTATGGGTAACTGACTTCCCTATGTTTGAGAGAAATGAAGATGAAAATAGATATGAAGCTTTACATCATCCTTTTTGTTCTCCAAAAAATATAAAATCTAAAGATTCTGAAAACTTGAAAAAAGAAATTGAGAGCTCTACAGCAAATGCTTATGACTTAGTTCTTAATGGATTGGAGTTAGGAGGTGGCTCTTTACGTATTCATGAGGCGAACTTACAAAGACAGGTTCTAAAAACGGTAGGACTTACTGATAAAGAGATTGATGAAAAATTTGGATTTTTAATAGAAGCCTTAGAAATGGGGGCTCCTCCTCATGGTGGAATAGCGTTTGGATTGGATCGTATTACCATGCTGATCATTGGTGCAGATTCAATCAGAGAAACCATTGCGTTTCCAAAAAATCAACAAGCAAAATGTCTTCTCACAAATGCACCTTCCAATGTCTCTGAATCACAATTAAAAGAATTAGATATTGAAATAACAATTGATGAATAA
- a CDS encoding aminotransferase class IV yields the protein MIETLGWHKDQWLDIDRIFIAANNRGLKFADGIFETILIKENKPILFDEHLKRLEKSSKILNINLKINKLTLRQLIHDGIKKLSLKNDQFASVRINYSRGTNEGRTLRIDSTLETKNLDNLWLEFYRIKPNFNPINVCISQKEKINEFSLISKCKTFSYNQAIQVLTEANEKSFDDSILLNTSGELCCGSTFNLLIKRNNQWITPRKESGCLEGIMVSQALKLKIVKEEFIPPEFQNDDIVVAINSLSCRQIYQVDDLKLKPKFDPIYFWDLLYS from the coding sequence ATGATTGAAACATTAGGCTGGCACAAGGATCAATGGTTGGATATTGATAGAATATTTATTGCTGCTAATAATAGAGGATTAAAATTTGCTGATGGTATATTTGAAACCATCTTGATAAAAGAAAACAAACCTATTCTTTTTGATGAACATCTGAAAAGATTAGAAAAAAGTAGCAAGATTTTAAATATTAACCTCAAAATAAATAAATTAACTTTGAGACAACTTATTCACGATGGAATTAAAAAGTTATCGCTTAAAAATGATCAATTTGCTTCAGTAAGAATAAACTATAGTCGAGGAACTAATGAAGGTCGAACACTAAGAATTGATAGCACTTTAGAGACAAAAAATTTGGACAATTTATGGCTTGAGTTTTATAGAATCAAACCAAATTTTAATCCGATAAACGTTTGCATTAGTCAAAAGGAAAAAATAAATGAATTCAGTCTTATAAGTAAATGCAAAACATTTTCATATAATCAGGCAATACAAGTTTTGACAGAAGCTAATGAAAAATCATTTGATGATTCTATCCTTTTGAATACCTCAGGTGAACTTTGTTGTGGAAGTACATTTAATCTTCTAATTAAAAGAAATAATCAATGGATAACTCCTAGAAAAGAGAGCGGCTGTTTAGAGGGAATTATGGTTTCTCAAGCTTTAAAATTGAAAATTGTAAAAGAAGAATTTATTCCTCCAGAATTTCAAAATGATGACATAGTAGTTGCAATTAATAGCTTATCTTGCAGACAAATTTATCAAGTTGATGATTTAAAGCTTAAACCTAAATTCGATCCAATTTACTTTTGGGATTTATTATATAGTTGA
- a CDS encoding anthranilate synthase component I family protein, with protein sequence MKIKKIILEKWIDPALITHHLTKKFGDKGLAWLDSDGKENGEWSIIGIKPKKIIQSRDINNLDKTNNPFNNLRNIEKGFWIGWLSYEAGVYIEPKNPWKKSNMATLWIASYDPIIKCNLIKKEIIIEGTNSSELMNYKNIINNIEEENIIKTKLNFDFSKINLDEMAEKFQKNILKLKKLISLGDIFQANLTTKCEIESSKNYNPLDIYLKIRKKLRAPFGGIIINNNYKEAVLSTSPERFLKIDNKNFVESRPIKGTRSRDKDLNQDALNAIDLITNEKDRAENIMIVDLIRNDLSKVCETGSIMVPEILKLESFLKVHHLTSVIRGKLKKDTNWIDLLKACWPGGSITGAPKLRSCQRLFELEKCERGPYCGSFLKLDWNGEFDSNILIRSFLIKDKKINIYAGCGIVIDSDPEEETDELKWKLLPLIDSLK encoded by the coding sequence ATGAAAATAAAAAAAATAATTCTAGAAAAATGGATAGATCCAGCACTGATTACGCATCATCTAACAAAAAAATTTGGAGATAAAGGATTAGCTTGGCTAGACAGCGATGGCAAAGAAAATGGGGAATGGTCAATAATAGGAATTAAACCTAAAAAAATAATCCAATCAAGAGATATCAATAACTTAGACAAAACTAATAATCCATTTAACAATTTAAGAAATATTGAAAAAGGATTTTGGATCGGATGGTTAAGTTATGAAGCTGGAGTTTACATAGAACCAAAAAACCCATGGAAAAAATCTAATATGGCAACTTTATGGATTGCATCATATGATCCAATCATTAAATGTAATCTAATAAAAAAAGAAATAATTATCGAAGGCACAAACTCATCTGAACTGATGAATTATAAAAACATAATCAACAATATCGAAGAAGAAAATATTATTAAAACAAAGTTGAATTTTGATTTTTCAAAAATAAATTTGGACGAAATGGCTGAAAAATTTCAGAAAAATATTTTAAAATTGAAAAAATTAATTTCCTTAGGAGATATATTTCAAGCAAACCTAACAACTAAATGCGAAATTGAATCTTCCAAAAACTATAATCCTCTGGATATTTATTTGAAAATAAGAAAAAAATTAAGAGCTCCCTTTGGAGGAATAATAATAAATAATAATTATAAAGAGGCTGTATTATCTACCTCGCCAGAAAGATTTTTAAAAATAGATAATAAAAATTTTGTAGAATCAAGACCTATCAAAGGAACTAGATCCAGAGATAAAGATTTAAATCAAGACGCACTTAATGCTATCGATTTAATAACTAACGAGAAAGATAGAGCCGAAAATATTATGATTGTTGACCTAATAAGAAATGATTTAAGTAAAGTTTGCGAAACAGGAAGTATTATGGTGCCAGAAATATTAAAACTTGAAAGTTTCTTAAAAGTTCATCATCTAACTTCAGTAATCAGAGGCAAATTAAAAAAAGACACGAACTGGATTGATTTACTAAAAGCTTGTTGGCCTGGGGGCTCTATAACTGGAGCACCTAAATTAAGATCATGCCAGAGACTTTTTGAATTAGAAAAATGTGAACGCGGACCATACTGTGGCTCATTTTTGAAGCTTGATTGGAATGGAGAGTTTGACAGCAATATACTAATAAGATCATTTTTAATTAAAGACAAAAAAATCAATATATATGCTGGTTGCGGAATAGTTATTGACTCAGACCCGGAGGAGGAAACTGATGAACTAAAGTGGAAACTTTTACCATTAATTGATTCACTAAAATGA
- the queC gene encoding 7-cyano-7-deazaguanine synthase QueC: protein MTIKNKSIVVLLSGGLDSSTVTGIAKKSEAKIFGLSFDYGQRHKKELNSASIIAKHFDIEEFKIIKLDLSLWGGSSLTDTQKNIPIEGVQNNKIPNTYVPGRNTIFISVALSYAEAIDADFIGLGVNALDYSGYPDCRPDYIKKFQELADLANKRGRENNPIKLWTPLLDLNKEEIIKLAFDNHVPLDKTWSCYSGNSKPCGKCDSCRIRNAAYEKWLNNNNKK from the coding sequence ATGACTATTAAAAATAAATCGATAGTAGTTTTATTATCTGGAGGTTTAGATTCTTCTACAGTTACTGGTATCGCCAAAAAATCCGAAGCTAAAATTTTTGGTCTTTCATTTGACTACGGTCAACGTCATAAAAAAGAATTAAATTCTGCATCAATAATTGCAAAACACTTTGATATCGAAGAATTTAAAATCATTAAGCTTGACTTATCTTTATGGGGAGGCTCGTCATTAACTGATACTCAAAAAAATATTCCAATAGAAGGAGTACAAAATAATAAAATTCCTAATACTTATGTTCCTGGGAGAAATACTATATTTATTTCCGTTGCCCTAAGTTATGCCGAAGCAATAGATGCTGATTTTATAGGATTAGGAGTTAATGCACTAGATTATTCTGGTTATCCAGATTGCAGACCTGACTACATTAAAAAATTTCAAGAGTTAGCAGATTTAGCCAATAAAAGAGGAAGAGAAAATAATCCAATAAAACTTTGGACACCACTATTAGATTTAAATAAAGAGGAAATTATTAAATTAGCTTTTGATAATCATGTCCCTTTAGATAAAACATGGAGTTGTTATTCGGGTAATTCAAAACCATGCGGTAAGTGTGATAGCTGCAGAATTAGAAATGCTGCTTATGAAAAATGGCTTAATAACAATAATAAAAAATGA
- the cobA gene encoding uroporphyrinogen-III C-methyltransferase, producing the protein MPGIVYLVGAGPGDPELLTLKALRLIKNCDALVHDALIPDEITKEAGKHTEIFHVGKRAGKCSVPQNETNALILKLAKEGKNVVRLKGGDPFVFSRGGEEVSILEKNGISVEIVPGITSGIAAPTYFGIPLTHRDAASSVTFVTGHERVDKEKKTVNWRDLAKASDSLVIFMGIKNIEFIVEELILGGLDKSTKCAVIQEATLKNQKCLIEKLDNLPDKIKDKEFLAPSIIIIGKIVEFKVNNNITKVSDVYLPDINKVQLYNKSQK; encoded by the coding sequence GTGCCCGGCATTGTTTATTTAGTTGGAGCAGGTCCTGGTGACCCTGAGCTTCTAACTCTAAAAGCTTTACGCCTAATAAAAAATTGTGATGCATTAGTACATGATGCTTTGATCCCGGATGAAATAACAAAAGAGGCAGGAAAACATACAGAAATTTTCCATGTAGGTAAAAGAGCTGGAAAGTGTTCTGTACCTCAGAATGAAACTAATGCTCTTATTTTGAAATTGGCAAAAGAAGGCAAAAATGTTGTACGGCTTAAAGGGGGAGACCCATTCGTTTTTTCTAGAGGTGGTGAAGAGGTATCGATTTTAGAAAAAAATGGAATTTCAGTTGAAATAGTTCCTGGTATTACTTCTGGAATAGCTGCCCCTACATATTTTGGTATTCCACTAACCCATAGAGATGCTGCGAGTTCCGTAACTTTCGTCACTGGACATGAGCGTGTAGATAAGGAAAAAAAGACAGTGAATTGGAGAGATTTAGCTAAAGCATCAGATAGCTTAGTAATTTTTATGGGTATAAAAAATATTGAATTTATTGTGGAAGAATTAATTCTAGGTGGTTTAGATAAGAGTACTAAATGCGCTGTTATTCAAGAAGCTACTTTAAAAAATCAAAAATGTTTGATAGAGAAATTAGATAATCTTCCAGATAAAATCAAAGATAAAGAATTTTTAGCTCCATCAATTATCATTATTGGAAAAATTGTTGAATTTAAGGTTAATAACAATATAACTAAAGTATCTGATGTCTATTTACCAGATATTAATAAAGTTCAACTATATAATAAATCCCAAAAGTAA